A genomic segment from Desulfonatronum lacustre DSM 10312 encodes:
- a CDS encoding chemotaxis protein CheD yields the protein MRINVGISEMRVTKQPGVILVTHSLGSCMGLAAYDPVFKVAGLIHCLLPKPSGSKNAKKNPAMCVSTGVPAMIREMYTMGAQRQNLVLKAAGCSRMMNVLNQFNTGLRNQETLLALLEHNGLKLAAGEMGGSVPRTMYLLADTGRVLIRSKREEREL from the coding sequence ATGAGAATCAACGTCGGCATCTCCGAGATGCGCGTGACCAAACAACCTGGAGTGATTCTCGTCACGCACTCCCTGGGCTCCTGCATGGGGCTGGCGGCTTACGACCCGGTCTTCAAGGTCGCCGGGCTGATTCACTGCCTGCTGCCGAAACCCTCGGGAAGTAAAAATGCCAAGAAAAATCCGGCAATGTGCGTCAGCACCGGGGTTCCGGCCATGATCCGGGAGATGTATACCATGGGTGCCCAGCGCCAGAATCTGGTCCTGAAGGCCGCCGGATGCAGCCGGATGATGAACGTGCTCAACCAGTTCAACACCGGGCTGCGCAACCAGGAGACCTTGCTGGCCCTGCTGGAGCACAACGGATTGAAGCTCGCGGCCGGTGAAATGGGCGGGAGCGTCCCCAGGACCATGTATCTGCTTGCGGATACCGGTCGGGTCCTGATCCGGTCCAAACGCGAGGAACGCGAACTATGA